The Bos javanicus breed banteng chromosome 18, ARS-OSU_banteng_1.0, whole genome shotgun sequence genome has a segment encoding these proteins:
- the LOC133229777 gene encoding uncharacterized protein LOC133229777 encodes MSDPLLQLLPPAAHGVCTEPRPRGSLSASPQRRGRALANQRLPPAPRAPRHTLGPAHRAAVAVATAWREGRRLTSTEPTRGALRKGLGGGGVFDPQTKKGGHTERALPTTPKCKSSEETKQTNKPVHLSKKVKSWRAKICMLKLKTNEKVGDEAFLPGTHERPGANFPNKRRILGNRYRTDQIAPEKWAKREDPGNSQKSTNGRQTCGTELMTRLPKTEKPRARLARFSGRSPHAAARAAAGPVHRRPAGRLMCGAHRRLRTCAAGNAVAPRGTDGHRGLGCQSHRRSGRSVQPRPANKMMEIL; translated from the coding sequence ATGTCCGATCCTCTGCTCCAACTTCTTCCTCCCGCGGCTCACGGCGTCTGCACCGAGCCCCGGCCCCGCGGCTCCTTGTCTGCTTCTCCGCAGAGGCGGGGCCGGGCACTGGCCAATCAACGGCTGCCCCCTGCGCCCAGGGCCCCTCGCCACACCCTCGGCCCTGCCCATCGGGCCGCGGTTGCCGTGGCGACTGCTTGGCGCGAAGGCAGGAGGTTGACGTCAACAGAGCCAACGCGAGGGGCCCTGAGGAAgggtctggggggtgggggtgtgttcGACCCCCAAACAAAGAAGGGGGGTCACACGGAGAGAGCCTTACCAACGACTCCCAAATGCAAATCCTCTGAAgagaccaaacaaacaaacaaacccgtACATTTGTCtaagaaagtgaaaagctggCGGGCAAAAATATGTATGTTGAAGTTAAAGACAAATGAGAAAGTGGGAGACGAGGCTTTTCTGCCTGGGACACACGAAAGACCCGGGGCTAACTTCCCTAATAAACGAAGAATTCTTGGAAACCGATACCGTACAGACCAAATCGCgcctgaaaaatgggcaaaaagggAGGACCCTGGCAATTCACAGAAAAGCACAAATGGCCGACAGACCTGCGGGACAGAACTCATGACCCGACTTCCAAAGACCGAAAAACCGAGAGCGCGACTCGCGCGCTTCAGCGGCCGCTCTCCTCACGCGGCCGCGCGTGCCGCCGCCGGGCCGGTCCACCGCCGTCCAGCCGGACGGTTGATGTGCGGGGCGCATCGCCGCCTGAGGACCTGTGCGGCGGGAAACGCGGTGGCACCGCGCGGGACAGACGGCCATCGAGGACTCGGTTGTCAGTCACACCGTCGGTCAGGCCGAAGCGTGCAGCCACGACCCG